In Tolypothrix sp. NIES-4075, the following proteins share a genomic window:
- a CDS encoding argininosuccinate synthase: MGRAKKVVLAYSGGVDTSVCIPYLMHEWGVEEVITLAADLGQGDELEPVREKALKSGASQSLVADVKDRFVKDYAFGAIQANALYENRYPLGTALARPLIAKILVEAAEKYGADAIAHGCTGKGNDQVRFDVSCAALNPNLKILAPAREWGMSREETIAYGERFGISSPVKKKSPYSIDKNLLGRSIEAGVLEDPAVEPPEEIYEMTKAIADTPNEPEYIEIGFTQGIPTSLNGEAKDPVALIEQLNNAAGNHGIGRIDMIENRLVGIKSREIYESPAMLVLIQAHRDLESLTLTADITHYKRGIEETYTQMVYNGLWYSPLKAALDAFIQKTQERVSGTVRVKLFKGNATIVGRTSLNTLYTPDLATYGAEDQFDHKAAEGFIYVWGLPTRIWAQQGRS; this comes from the coding sequence ATGGGTCGCGCCAAAAAGGTTGTTCTGGCATATTCTGGCGGAGTAGATACCTCAGTTTGCATTCCCTACCTCATGCATGAGTGGGGTGTGGAAGAAGTGATTACGCTAGCAGCAGATTTAGGTCAGGGGGATGAATTAGAGCCAGTTCGAGAAAAAGCTTTAAAATCGGGTGCAAGTCAATCTTTGGTGGCTGATGTCAAAGATAGATTTGTCAAAGATTACGCTTTTGGAGCAATTCAAGCAAACGCCCTTTATGAAAATCGCTATCCTTTAGGAACTGCGCTTGCGCGTCCGCTGATTGCTAAGATATTAGTAGAAGCCGCAGAAAAATACGGTGCAGATGCGATCGCTCACGGTTGCACTGGTAAAGGTAACGATCAGGTACGCTTTGATGTATCCTGTGCTGCACTCAACCCCAATTTAAAGATACTTGCACCAGCGCGGGAATGGGGAATGAGTCGTGAAGAAACCATCGCTTATGGCGAACGCTTTGGTATTTCTTCACCGGTGAAAAAGAAATCCCCTTACAGTATTGATAAAAATTTGCTCGGTCGCAGCATAGAAGCTGGTGTTCTGGAAGATCCGGCAGTTGAACCACCAGAAGAAATTTATGAAATGACCAAAGCGATCGCCGACACGCCAAACGAACCAGAATACATTGAAATAGGTTTCACTCAAGGCATTCCTACCAGCCTCAACGGTGAAGCTAAAGACCCAGTTGCCTTAATTGAACAACTCAACAATGCAGCTGGAAACCACGGCATCGGGCGGATTGATATGATAGAAAACCGCTTGGTGGGTATTAAATCGCGGGAAATCTACGAATCACCCGCAATGTTAGTATTAATTCAAGCACACCGAGATTTAGAAAGCCTGACTTTAACCGCAGATATTACCCACTACAAGCGCGGTATTGAAGAAACTTATACCCAAATGGTTTACAACGGTTTGTGGTATAGTCCGCTCAAAGCTGCATTGGATGCCTTTATTCAAAAGACTCAAGAGCGAGTTTCGGGAACTGTGCGAGTAAAACTGTTTAAAGGTAACGCCACGATAGTTGGACGTACTTCTCTTAATACTCTTTACACACCAGATTTGGCAACCTACGGAGCCGAAGATCAATTCGATCATAAAGCAGCTGAAGGCTTTATTTACGTTTGGGGACTACCAACACGTATTTGGGCACAGCAGGGAAGAAGTTAA
- a CDS encoding sensor histidine kinase, which yields MKRSLAQQITIGLGLALALLVANTVVSYRNTLKLIENQRSVTHTQKVLTQLEATLSTLKDAETGQRGYLITGEERYLQPYGSAVSKIYRQINSLKQLTADNPSQQQRVSALESAIALKLTELAQTVKLRQEQGFDAALQVVKSDRGKQVMDNIRASIAEMENIENQLLQQRTKESQAKLQETLLTFSIATAINLALLALVYFLFRLNHRQSKQEEERLRQNNARLTLALDAGKMGSWDWNLATNEVLWTAYHEIIFGYEPGKPNRSYKEWADRVHPEDLPQVEALVQASIKDAQDFHAEYRVVWADNSLHWVTAFARFQCNAENRPIRMVGMLNDITERKQAEAKIIQLNETLEQRVLERTAQLEEANEELQAFAYSVSHDLRAPLRAMQGFAEALLEDYEDILDELGKEYATRIVTSAQRLENLIQDLLAYSRLSRSDLQLKVIDLTSIMSEVMTQIEADLKQTKAQVNIQSPLPQVIGHRPTLVQIIANLLTNAMKFVDNGVQPQIKVWAEMRGECVRLWVEDNGIGISPEHQKRIFRVFERLHGMETYPGTGIGLAIVRKGIDRMRGSQGVESQLGQGSRFWIELTRGD from the coding sequence ATGAAACGATCGCTTGCACAACAAATTACAATCGGGCTGGGGTTAGCATTGGCGCTGTTAGTCGCCAATACTGTGGTATCTTATCGCAATACCTTGAAGCTGATTGAAAATCAGCGATCGGTGACTCATACCCAAAAAGTTTTAACTCAATTAGAAGCGACTCTCTCAACTTTAAAAGATGCCGAAACCGGACAACGCGGCTATTTGATTACCGGAGAGGAACGGTATCTGCAACCTTATGGAAGTGCTGTCTCCAAAATTTATCGCCAAATCAATTCTCTCAAACAATTGACGGCAGATAATCCCAGTCAGCAACAACGTGTCTCTGCTTTAGAGAGTGCGATCGCTTTAAAATTAACTGAACTGGCACAAACCGTCAAACTACGGCAAGAACAGGGTTTTGATGCAGCGCTACAGGTTGTAAAGAGCGATCGCGGCAAGCAAGTCATGGATAATATTCGGGCTTCTATTGCTGAAATGGAGAATATCGAAAATCAACTCTTGCAGCAACGCACTAAAGAATCACAAGCAAAGCTTCAAGAAACTTTACTCACTTTTTCCATTGCCACTGCGATCAATTTGGCGCTCCTCGCTTTAGTCTACTTTTTATTCCGGCTGAACCATCGACAAAGCAAACAGGAAGAAGAAAGACTGCGCCAAAATAATGCTAGGCTAACTTTAGCACTGGATGCCGGCAAAATGGGTTCTTGGGATTGGAATCTTGCCACTAATGAAGTATTGTGGACAGCTTATCACGAAATTATCTTTGGTTACGAGCCAGGTAAGCCCAACCGCAGCTACAAAGAATGGGCAGACCGCGTTCATCCTGAAGATTTACCACAAGTTGAAGCGCTTGTGCAAGCATCGATAAAAGATGCCCAAGATTTCCACGCTGAATATCGCGTTGTTTGGGCTGATAATAGTTTGCATTGGGTGACAGCATTTGCCAGATTTCAGTGTAACGCGGAAAATCGCCCGATTCGCATGGTAGGTATGCTCAATGATATTACTGAGCGCAAGCAAGCAGAAGCCAAAATTATACAACTGAATGAAACTTTAGAACAGCGGGTATTAGAGCGCACCGCCCAATTAGAAGAAGCCAACGAAGAATTACAAGCCTTTGCCTATTCAGTTTCTCACGATCTCCGCGCTCCTCTGCGAGCAATGCAGGGATTTGCCGAAGCTTTGCTGGAAGACTACGAAGATATCTTAGATGAACTTGGCAAAGAGTACGCTACACGAATTGTTACTTCGGCACAGCGCTTAGAAAATTTGATACAAGATTTACTTGCTTACAGCCGCCTCAGCCGCTCTGACTTGCAATTAAAGGTGATTGATTTAACAAGTATTATGTCAGAGGTAATGACCCAAATAGAAGCTGACTTGAAGCAAACTAAAGCGCAGGTAAATATACAATCACCATTACCACAAGTAATTGGTCATCGCCCAACTTTAGTGCAAATTATCGCCAATTTGCTCACAAATGCGATGAAATTTGTTGATAACGGTGTGCAACCACAAATCAAAGTTTGGGCAGAAATGCGCGGAGAATGTGTGCGCCTGTGGGTGGAAGATAATGGTATTGGCATTTCCCCAGAACACCAAAAACGGATTTTTCGGGTTTTTGAGCGTTTGCATGGAATGGAAACTTATCCTGGTACGGGAATTGGTTTGGCGATCGTTCGCAAAGGTATCGATCGCATGAGAGGATCGCAAGGAGTAGAATCGCAACTTGGACAAGGAAGCCGTTTTTGGATTGAATTAACAAGAGGGGACTAG
- a CDS encoding response regulator — MSTRTILLVEDDPNDILLTQRAFRKANLADASLQIVTDGDSAVFYLSGEGKYSDRDRYPLPVLILLDLKLPRRSGHEILAWLRQQPEIKRLPVIMLTSSKENMDINQAYDLGANSYLVKPVGLTALVEVVQTLNLYWLLLNEQPEIRIF; from the coding sequence ATGTCCACACGCACTATTTTACTAGTAGAAGATGACCCTAACGACATTCTTCTTACCCAACGCGCTTTCCGTAAAGCGAATTTAGCTGATGCTTCATTGCAAATCGTTACTGACGGAGATAGTGCGGTTTTTTACCTTAGCGGTGAAGGTAAATATAGCGATCGCGATCGTTATCCTTTGCCCGTGCTAATCTTATTAGATTTGAAATTACCCAGGCGATCGGGTCACGAAATTTTAGCATGGCTGCGGCAGCAACCAGAAATTAAGCGTTTGCCTGTGATTATGTTGACTTCTTCTAAAGAAAACATGGATATTAATCAAGCTTACGATTTAGGCGCTAATTCTTATTTAGTTAAACCTGTTGGTCTTACAGCTTTAGTAGAAGTAGTACAAACGCTTAATCTGTATTGGTTGCTGCTCAATGAACAGCCAGAAATTCGCATATTTTAA
- a CDS encoding sensor histidine kinase: MLHFLLIDDDQNDRILTTRELNREFTDLRITEIAKESDLEPVLASNRFDLVITDYQLRWSTGLVILKKIKSRYPDCPVIMFTNTGSEEIAVEAMKAGLDDYIIKSPRHYIRLVVAVRSTLERFAAKRQIARLENRLQFLLNQLNVGVFRASLEGRLLESNNAFLRLVGLSSSSVEQNINLRRFFSVSHIPTALQNQSSEIQLPEIDGQVKWILLTQTLNSTEDEDYIYGIVEDITERKQTETLLLQLNESLEIRVRERTAELEEVNASLKEFAYSVSHDLRAPLRSIQGFAQVLQEDYTNELDATGIGYLQRIQSATKQLDRLIQDLLQYSQISRAKLQLEPVNLSAVIAEALSQLNAELRQTNGQVTVVESLPVVWGNHSVLLQVMVNLVLNAIKFIDSTIQPQVRIWAETQGKFVRLWVQDNGIGIPPEKHKQIFRVFERLHGEETYPGTGVGLAIVRKAVERMGGKVGVESQVDRGSRFWVDLQH, translated from the coding sequence ATGTTACATTTTCTTTTAATTGATGATGACCAGAACGATCGCATTCTCACCACCCGTGAGCTAAACCGAGAATTTACCGACCTCCGCATCACAGAAATTGCCAAAGAGTCGGATTTAGAACCAGTACTAGCCAGTAACCGTTTTGACCTAGTAATTACAGATTACCAACTGCGCTGGAGTACTGGTCTTGTTATTCTGAAAAAAATTAAATCCCGCTATCCCGACTGCCCGGTAATTATGTTTACCAATACTGGCAGCGAAGAAATAGCCGTAGAAGCCATGAAAGCTGGTTTGGACGATTATATAATCAAATCACCCAGACACTACATCCGTTTAGTTGTTGCCGTGCGTTCAACTTTAGAACGATTTGCTGCAAAGCGACAGATAGCACGTTTAGAAAATCGTCTTCAGTTTCTCCTCAATCAATTAAACGTTGGCGTATTTCGTGCTTCTTTAGAAGGTCGTCTTCTAGAAAGCAATAATGCATTTTTACGTCTTGTGGGGCTAAGTTCATCATCCGTAGAACAAAACATAAATTTACGTCGGTTTTTCTCGGTTTCACACATCCCCACTGCTTTACAAAACCAGTCGAGTGAAATTCAGTTACCTGAAATAGATGGTCAAGTAAAATGGATTTTACTAACTCAAACTTTAAATTCTACCGAAGATGAGGATTATATCTACGGAATAGTAGAAGATATTACCGAGCGCAAACAAACTGAAACTCTTCTACTTCAACTAAATGAAAGTTTAGAAATTCGAGTTAGAGAACGCACTGCCGAATTAGAAGAAGTCAACGCTTCACTTAAAGAATTTGCTTACTCAGTCTCTCACGATTTGCGTGCGCCTTTGCGTAGCATCCAAGGTTTTGCACAGGTATTGCAAGAAGACTACACCAACGAACTCGATGCAACTGGAATAGGCTATTTACAGCGTATACAGTCTGCAACAAAACAGTTAGACAGATTAATTCAAGATTTGCTGCAATACAGTCAAATCAGCCGTGCTAAATTACAACTGGAGCCAGTGAATCTGAGTGCCGTTATCGCCGAAGCTTTATCTCAACTAAATGCAGAACTGAGACAGACAAATGGTCAGGTAACTGTAGTCGAGTCATTGCCCGTTGTCTGGGGAAATCATAGTGTATTGCTCCAAGTTATGGTAAATTTAGTATTAAATGCCATAAAATTTATAGACTCAACCATACAGCCGCAAGTACGAATATGGGCAGAAACACAAGGAAAATTTGTGCGCCTTTGGGTACAAGATAACGGCATCGGTATTCCGCCTGAAAAGCACAAGCAAATATTTAGAGTTTTTGAGCGACTGCACGGTGAAGAAACTTACCCAGGTACTGGTGTTGGTTTAGCAATTGTCCGTAAAGCAGTAGAGCGAATGGGTGGCAAAGTAGGAGTAGAATCGCAGGTCGATCGCGGAAGCCGTTTTTGGGTGGATTTACAGCATTAG
- a CDS encoding DedA family protein — MSLEFISLENIQEVAHQYGYWAVFLGILLENLGIPLPGETVTLVGGFLAGSNELNYWLVLGDAIAGAVIGGICGYWIGRFGGWSFLLRAGSIFRISEKRLLNIKDKFSENAGKAVFFGRFFALLRIFASPLAGIAEMPFGKFFLYNLAGATTWASAMVTLAFFAGKIVPLEQLVAWASQFALAALLILVAVILIPLWLEARQAKELGSGE, encoded by the coding sequence ATGTCTCTTGAGTTTATATCGCTAGAAAACATCCAGGAAGTTGCCCACCAGTATGGTTATTGGGCTGTTTTTTTGGGAATTTTATTAGAAAATTTAGGAATTCCCCTTCCTGGTGAAACCGTGACTTTAGTAGGTGGGTTTCTTGCTGGCAGTAATGAATTGAATTATTGGCTGGTTTTGGGTGATGCGATCGCAGGTGCTGTGATTGGGGGTATCTGCGGCTATTGGATTGGTAGATTTGGCGGTTGGTCTTTTTTGCTGCGAGCTGGTAGCATTTTTCGCATTTCCGAAAAGCGGTTACTGAATATTAAAGATAAATTTAGTGAAAATGCTGGAAAAGCTGTATTTTTTGGGCGCTTTTTTGCATTACTGCGAATTTTCGCTTCGCCACTAGCGGGTATAGCGGAAATGCCCTTTGGTAAATTCTTTTTATATAACTTAGCAGGAGCAACTACCTGGGCTAGTGCAATGGTGACATTAGCTTTCTTTGCGGGGAAAATTGTTCCCCTAGAACAATTGGTTGCTTGGGCAAGTCAATTTGCTCTAGCCGCGTTGCTAATTCTAGTTGCAGTGATACTTATACCACTGTGGCTGGAGGCTCGGCAAGCTAAAGAATTAGGGAGTGGGGAGTAG
- a CDS encoding glycosyltransferase family 2 protein produces the protein MFFSVVIPTYNRQPILEKCLKALEVQKLSDVETRHVASVQGYEVVLVDDGSTDGTLSWLEANQSEFPHVRVFQQNHAGPAAARNLGVEKAKGDIIIFIDSDLVVLENFLQAHQTALIEGQEKLGSDRFFTYGAVINTCNFDNPTAEPYKITDFSAAFFATGNVAIPKHWLEKSGLFDTRFQLYGWEDLELGVRLKELGLKLIKCPEAVGYHWHPPFKLEQIKSLIDKEIQRGRMGVLFYQKHPTWEVRMMIQMTWLHRLLWGILSLNGTLNERTMAPFLRWLINLGKPQLALEIARIFLNWYNVKGVYAAYSELQHQNVAS, from the coding sequence GTGTTTTTTAGTGTTGTTATTCCAACTTACAATCGCCAGCCGATTTTAGAAAAGTGCCTTAAAGCCTTAGAAGTGCAGAAACTGAGTGATGTAGAGACGCGACATGTCGCGTCTGTACAAGGTTACGAAGTTGTCTTGGTGGATGATGGTTCTACTGATGGCACATTGTCATGGTTGGAAGCAAACCAAAGCGAGTTTCCTCATGTGCGAGTTTTTCAACAAAACCACGCTGGACCTGCTGCTGCTCGCAATTTAGGAGTAGAAAAGGCAAAAGGCGACATAATTATTTTTATTGATAGTGATTTAGTAGTACTTGAGAATTTTTTGCAAGCTCATCAGACTGCATTGATAGAAGGGCAAGAGAAATTAGGAAGCGATCGCTTCTTTACCTACGGTGCAGTAATTAACACTTGCAATTTTGACAACCCCACCGCCGAACCTTATAAAATCACCGATTTTTCCGCTGCATTTTTTGCTACAGGTAACGTTGCCATTCCCAAACATTGGTTAGAGAAATCTGGACTATTTGACACCCGCTTTCAACTCTATGGTTGGGAAGACTTAGAACTAGGGGTCAGACTTAAAGAACTCGGTTTAAAGCTGATTAAATGTCCGGAAGCAGTCGGCTATCATTGGCATCCACCATTTAAATTAGAGCAAATTAAGAGCTTAATTGACAAAGAAATTCAACGCGGACGCATGGGAGTTTTATTTTATCAAAAGCATCCAACCTGGGAAGTACGAATGATGATTCAAATGACTTGGTTGCATCGCTTACTTTGGGGAATTCTCTCACTCAACGGCACACTTAACGAACGCACAATGGCGCCCTTTTTGCGCTGGCTAATTAATTTAGGTAAACCTCAATTAGCATTAGAAATAGCCCGAATTTTTCTAAATTGGTATAATGTTAAGGGAGTTTATGCCGCTTACAGCGAACTTCAGCACCAAAATGTTGCTAGTTAG
- a CDS encoding ATP-binding protein, translated as MKQPPLPANEQDRLKALERYQILDTDPESGFDDLTALAAYICGTPIALISLIDDRRQWFKSRVGVEATETPRELAFCAYAICQPDKMLIVPNALEDERFATNPLVTADPNIRFYAGAPLITPDGFALGTLCAIDSEPRELDSEKIAALQALSRQVISQLELRINIAKLKHNISKRVQVEQNLRGTNQRLTQILNKLRQTQVQLIQSEKMSSLGHLVAGIAHEINNPVNFIYGNLSHVNTYVKDLLNLLTLYQKHYANPNDEIQRKAKTIDVSFLVEDLPKILSSMKIGTERIQEIVLSLRNFSRLGESEKKLVDLHEGIENTMLILRHRLQATAEHPDILIIKEYGDIPQVECYASQLNQVFMNILSNAIDAVEESVVKTQNLKPKIRIRTEISRPNYVVVKIADNGAGIPEKIQARIFDPFFTSKPVGKGTGLGLSISYQIVVDKHGGTLKYKTKPDNGTEFWIEIPVKSVGC; from the coding sequence ATGAAACAACCACCATTGCCTGCAAATGAGCAGGATAGACTTAAGGCACTAGAACGATATCAAATTCTTGATACCGATCCTGAATCAGGATTCGATGATTTGACTGCTTTGGCAGCGTATATTTGCGGCACTCCGATTGCCTTAATTAGTCTAATTGATGATCGCCGGCAATGGTTTAAATCAAGAGTTGGTGTAGAAGCAACAGAAACTCCCAGAGAATTGGCATTCTGCGCTTATGCTATATGTCAGCCAGATAAAATGCTGATTGTGCCAAATGCGCTAGAAGATGAGCGTTTTGCTACCAATCCGCTGGTAACAGCCGATCCCAATATTCGATTTTATGCTGGCGCACCCCTGATTACACCTGATGGTTTTGCTCTCGGCACCCTTTGCGCTATTGACAGCGAACCACGAGAACTCGATTCAGAAAAGATTGCAGCTTTACAGGCTCTTAGTCGTCAAGTCATTAGCCAGCTAGAACTAAGAATTAATATAGCCAAATTAAAGCACAATATTAGTAAGCGAGTGCAAGTAGAACAAAATCTACGCGGTACTAATCAGCGATTAACCCAGATTTTAAATAAGTTGCGGCAAACTCAAGTCCAACTGATTCAAAGTGAAAAAATGTCCAGCTTGGGTCATTTGGTTGCTGGTATAGCTCACGAAATTAATAATCCTGTCAACTTTATTTATGGTAATCTCAGCCACGTTAATACTTACGTTAAAGACTTACTGAATCTGTTAACTCTTTATCAAAAACACTACGCAAATCCAAATGATGAAATTCAACGTAAAGCGAAAACAATAGATGTAAGTTTTTTAGTAGAAGATTTGCCGAAGATTTTATCTTCTATGAAAATCGGTACTGAGCGTATCCAAGAAATTGTTTTGTCTTTACGCAACTTTTCTCGGTTAGGTGAATCAGAAAAGAAACTTGTCGATCTGCATGAAGGAATTGAGAACACGATGTTAATTTTGCGGCATCGACTCCAGGCAACAGCAGAGCATCCTGATATTCTAATTATTAAAGAATATGGTGATATTCCCCAGGTAGAATGCTATGCATCACAACTGAATCAAGTATTTATGAACATCTTGAGCAATGCTATAGATGCTGTGGAAGAATCAGTTGTAAAAACACAAAATCTCAAACCAAAGATTAGAATTCGTACTGAAATTTCTCGCCCTAATTATGTGGTGGTAAAAATCGCTGATAATGGCGCGGGTATTCCTGAAAAAATTCAAGCACGCATATTTGACCCCTTTTTCACCAGCAAGCCAGTCGGAAAAGGTACAGGTTTAGGACTTTCAATCAGCTATCAAATTGTGGTTGATAAGCATGGCGGTACACTCAAATACAAAACAAAACCAGATAATGGCACTGAGTTTTGGATTGAAATTCCTGTTAAGTCGGTTGGGTGTTAG
- a CDS encoding hybrid sensor histidine kinase/response regulator, whose protein sequence is MLRILLIDDNPDDRILATRELHAEFSEVEVTSIIDAKGLDEALEICNFDLIITDYQLRWTDGLTVVNAVKAKYPDMPVIMFTDSGSEEVAVKGMKSGLSDYVLKGRPIRRLAIAVRESLEKQRIRQEYAAALEQLQLSEERFRLALDSAKLGSWDWNMLTNEIVWSENHELLFGLAPGSFLGTYEAFIACVHPDDRELIAESITRALETKTDYNQEHRVIWADGSIHWIAGRGKFFYDKSGKPTRMSGVVLDISERKQRELELEQENRMKDEFLAIVSHELRTPLNAILGWTQLLRTRDFDEETKNRSLEIIARNANQQNQLINDILDTSRLMRGKMQLEKSPVDLANVIENTLNTVELTAQAKSLKLISILNGSVGQVMGDQNRLQQIVWNLLYNAIKFTPPEGTIEIRLSQVEDKGINRQGDKQTRGQTDKGTILSPPTGEPVASNASTPARRWTHHPPLSPLPPTPLGGDACAPPLPLPLSPSLYACITVSDTGEGITSDFLPYIFERFRQADSKFSHSRNGLGLGLAIVRQLVELHGGTVTAESKGKGQGATFTVLLPLATVEPQFNNAPTNFDEVSSNATQLLSGLQVLAVDDDDDTLELLSMILEEEGAQVTAVSSVNQALQVLETLKPDILISDIGMPDADGYDLIRQIRLNETLNGEMLPAIALTAYGRSEDEKWALTAGFQLYLAKPVEPMILVEAIANLTANGVKMGNG, encoded by the coding sequence ATGCTACGTATTCTTTTGATTGATGACAATCCAGACGATCGCATTTTGGCGACACGGGAACTGCACGCCGAGTTTTCCGAAGTTGAAGTTACCTCAATTATTGATGCCAAGGGTCTTGACGAAGCGCTCGAAATATGCAATTTCGATTTAATTATTACCGATTATCAACTGCGCTGGACTGATGGTTTAACAGTTGTGAATGCTGTTAAAGCTAAGTATCCAGACATGCCAGTAATTATGTTTACCGATAGCGGTAGCGAAGAAGTTGCTGTAAAGGGGATGAAGTCTGGATTGAGTGATTACGTCCTCAAGGGTAGACCGATTAGGCGTTTGGCGATCGCTGTGCGCGAAAGTCTGGAAAAGCAACGAATACGTCAAGAATATGCAGCGGCTTTAGAACAATTGCAACTCAGTGAGGAACGCTTTAGATTAGCTCTAGACTCAGCCAAACTCGGTAGCTGGGACTGGAATATGCTAACAAATGAAATTGTCTGGTCTGAGAATCACGAACTATTATTTGGTTTAGCTCCCGGTAGCTTTTTGGGAACTTATGAAGCATTTATCGCTTGCGTTCACCCAGATGACAGAGAACTAATTGCCGAATCTATCACTCGTGCTTTAGAAACCAAAACAGACTATAACCAAGAGCATCGCGTCATTTGGGCTGATGGCAGCATCCATTGGATTGCAGGCAGAGGTAAGTTTTTTTACGACAAAAGTGGTAAACCTACGCGGATGAGCGGGGTAGTGTTGGATATTAGCGAACGCAAGCAGCGAGAGTTAGAATTAGAGCAAGAAAACCGAATGAAAGATGAGTTTTTGGCGATTGTATCCCACGAACTCCGCACTCCTTTAAACGCCATTTTAGGTTGGACACAACTGCTACGCACTCGCGACTTTGACGAAGAAACCAAAAATCGCAGCTTGGAAATTATAGCCCGCAATGCCAACCAGCAAAACCAGTTAATTAACGACATTCTCGATACCTCTCGCTTGATGCGAGGAAAAATGCAACTGGAAAAGTCACCCGTCGATTTGGCAAATGTGATTGAAAATACACTCAATACCGTAGAATTGACGGCTCAAGCCAAATCCCTAAAGCTAATATCTATACTTAATGGCTCAGTCGGGCAAGTTATGGGCGATCAAAATCGCTTGCAGCAAATTGTCTGGAACTTACTTTATAACGCCATCAAGTTTACACCGCCCGAAGGAACGATAGAAATTCGATTGTCGCAAGTAGAGGACAAGGGGATAAACAGACAAGGGGATAAACAGACAAGGGGACAAACAGACAAGGGGACAATTCTTTCTCCCCCAACGGGAGAGCCAGTCGCCTCAAACGCCTCCACCCCCGCACGGCGCTGGACTCACCATCCCCCCCTCTCCCCATTGCCCCCAACCCCACTTGGTGGGGACGCATGTGCCCCCCCTCTCCCCCTCCCCCTCTCCCCCTCCCTCTACGCTTGCATCACTGTCAGCGATACAGGTGAAGGCATTACCTCGGACTTTCTCCCCTATATTTTTGAGCGATTTCGCCAAGCAGATAGTAAATTTTCCCACTCTCGCAATGGACTTGGTTTAGGATTAGCGATCGTTCGGCAATTAGTGGAACTTCACGGGGGAACTGTCACAGCAGAAAGTAAAGGAAAAGGACAGGGAGCAACTTTTACAGTGCTTCTGCCACTTGCGACTGTTGAACCTCAATTCAACAATGCACCAACTAACTTTGATGAAGTCTCATCTAATGCAACTCAACTTCTCAGTGGGTTGCAAGTGCTGGCTGTTGATGATGACGATGATACGCTGGAGTTGCTGTCGATGATTTTAGAAGAGGAAGGCGCCCAAGTAACAGCAGTTTCCTCAGTGAATCAAGCTTTGCAAGTCTTGGAAACACTCAAGCCAGATATACTCATCAGTGATATTGGAATGCCAGATGCCGATGGATACGATTTGATTCGTCAAATCAGGCTAAATGAGACGCTTAACGGTGAAATGCTACCTGCGATCGCTTTGACGGCTTATGGCAGAAGCGAAGATGAAAAATGGGCATTGACAGCTGGCTTTCAACTTTATCTAGCTAAACCAGTTGAGCCGATGATTTTGGTAGAAGCGATCGCTAATCTGACTGCAAACGGCGTGAAAATGGGGAATGGGTAA